The Aphis gossypii isolate Hap1 chromosome 3, ASM2018417v2, whole genome shotgun sequence genome includes a region encoding these proteins:
- the LOC114128432 gene encoding uncharacterized protein LOC114128432 codes for MTEKPRVVSACMKRIIRTNGRAQQRPLISGLVTATLGDDSACAGASDETLSGRSVAEVRAGHLLVRWNGPAGYCWKLLLRYLNLTATENATYGFSLVRPGSKSPIVTIVVDTDTDYHHWTTTIAGQLLSQTPLDDVKYLDILGIVTDHAPLRRYSSTDSLMTSASKHKKTSSDIQEINNNHMPSFSSRVYKKNVSHLPDLIRECEQLRRSPVNEFSDLIPVKQKRKIFEESLTCSSKSVDNLHDLSSHLTNIKSRSMNNLDLDLRAVPVKDICRYFESRFKTNAANTIKFRSLY; via the exons GCTTGGTGACCGCCACGTTGGGAGACGATTCTGCCTGCGCCGGCGCAAGTGACGAGACGTTAAGCGGCCGCAGCGTAGCCGAAGTTCGAGCCGGACATCTGTTAGTCCGGTGGAACGGGCCGGCCGGGTACTGTTGGAAGTTACTCCTGCGGTACTTGAACCTCACCGCCACCGAGAACGCCACCTACGGGTTCAGTCTAGTGCGTCCCGGGTCCAAATCACCCATTGTCACCATAGTG gtggACACGGATACGGACTACCATCACTGGACAACGACCATAGCGGGGCAACTTCTGAGTCAAACGCCATTGGATGATGTTAAGTATCTCGACATACTCGGCATTGTCACTGACCATGCACCACTTCGACGATACTCATCAACAGACTCATTGATGACATCTGcatctaaacataaaaaaaccaGCTCGGATATTCAAGAAATCAACAATAATCATATGCCTTCATTTAGTTCGCGTGTGTACAAGAAAAACGTTTCACACTTGCCAGACTTGATCAGAGAATGCGAACAATTGCGTAGATCGCCTGTCAATGAGTTTTCAGACTTAATACCAGTTAAACAGAAACGcaagatatttgaagaatCGCTCACTTGTTCTTCAAAGAGTGTGGACAATTTGCATGATCTTTCATctcatttaacaaatattaagtcTAGGTCAATGAACAATTTGGATTTGGATTTAAGAGCTGTACCCGTGAAAGACATTTGTAGATATTTCGAAAGCAGATTCAAAACCAATGCCGCCAATACCATAAAATTCAGATCACtgtattaa
- the LOC114128433 gene encoding NAD kinase-like isoform X8, with protein MNDTKGPVVADDIDPRTRSLNAPSPVQQFGPCGRIMKTSALITTIQDPASQRLTWYKNPLSVLVIKKVRDMSVLPPFIELVRWLIQEKSMIVFVEHSVMEDPMLSSNLGFMEVRDKLNSFQDGKDDLTDKIDFIICLGGDGTLLYASLLFQQSVPPVLAFHLGSLGFLTPFKFDNFQQQVTNVLEGHAALTLRSRLRCIIDRQNEDKEKPETNLLVLNEVVIDRGPSPYLSNIDLFLDGKYITSVQGDGLIVSTPTGSTAYAVAAGASMIHPSVPAIMVTPICPHSLSFRPIVVPAGVELKIMLSPDARSTAWVSFDGRNQQELCADDSLRVTTSIFSLPSICAQDQISDWFASLAECLHWNVRKRQKHFEELSDLAHSKYEDSLNSTSKDTLLITD; from the exons ATGAACGACACGAAGGGTCCGGTGGTCGCGGACGACATTGACCC GAGAACGCGGTCGTTGAACGCCCCCAGCCCCGTCCAACAGTTTGGACCATGTGGCCGTATCATGAAAACCTCTGCATTGATCAC AACGATTCAAGATCCGGCCAGTCAACGCTTGACATGGTACAAAAATCCTTTGTCTGTATTGGTGATAAAAAAAGTTAGAGACATGTCTGTTTTACCACCATTCATAGAACTCGTCAGATGGCTAATACAA gaAAAAAGCATGATAGTATTTGTGGAACATTCTGTGATGGAAGACCCAATGCTCTCTAGTAACTTGGGCTTCATGGAAGTACGAGATAAATTAAACTCTTTCCAAGATGGCAAAGATGATCTAACAGATAAAATAGACTTCATTATTTGCTTAGGTGGAGACGGTACTCTACTCTACGCTAGTCTTTTGTTTCag CAATCCGTACCACCAGTTTTGGCGTTCCACTTGGGCTCCCTGGGATTTTTAACACCTTTTAAGTTTGACAATTTTCAGCAGCAAGTGACTAATGTACTTGAAGGACACGCTGCATTAACGTTACGTAGTAGACTTAGGTGTATAATTGATAGGCAAAATGAAGATAAAGAAAAGCCTGAGACAAATTTACTGGTACTTAATGAAGTGGTTATTGACCGTGGACCATCACCATACCTTTCAAACATAGACTTATTTTTAGATGGAAAGTACATTACATCTGTTCAAGGAGatg gtTTGATTGTTTCAACACCGACTGGAAGTACAGCATATGCAGTTGCAGCGGGTGCATCAATGATTCACCCAAGTGTTCCAGCCATTATGGTGACACCTATATGCCCTCATTCTTTGTCTTTCAGGCCAATAGTAGTACCAGCTGGTGttgaattaaaa ATTATGTTGAGTCCGGATGCGAGATCAACAGCTTGGGTTTCATTTGACGGCCGAAATCAACAGGAGTTGTGTGCAGATGATAG ctTACGAGTAACTACATCTATATTTTCGTTACCATCAATATGTGCTCAAGACCAAATATCTGATTGGTTTGCTTCATTGGCTGAATGTCTACATTGGAATGTGCGAAAACGACAGAAGCATTTTGAGGAATTGTCTGATCTGGCACATTCCAAGTATGAAGATTCACTAAATTCAACGTCAAAAGACACTTTATTAATTACgg ACTAA
- the LOC114128433 gene encoding NAD kinase-like isoform X5 — translation MRSNSDYCDERQRQSACTTASVSDDAGGLLSPLKRRRTRSLNAPSPVQQFGPCGRIMKTSALITTIQDPASQRLTWYKNPLSVLVIKKVRDMSVLPPFIELVRWLIQEKSMIVFVEHSVMEDPMLSSNLGFMEVRDKLNSFQDGKDDLTDKIDFIICLGGDGTLLYASLLFQQSVPPVLAFHLGSLGFLTPFKFDNFQQQVTNVLEGHAALTLRSRLRCIIDRQNEDKEKPETNLLVLNEVVIDRGPSPYLSNIDLFLDGKYITSVQGDGLIVSTPTGSTAYAVAAGASMIHPSVPAIMVTPICPHSLSFRPIVVPAGVELKIMLSPDARSTAWVSFDGRNQQELCADDSLRVTTSIFSLPSICAQDQISDWFASLAECLHWNVRKRQKHFEELSDLAHSKYEDSLNSTSKDTLLITD, via the exons GAGAACGCGGTCGTTGAACGCCCCCAGCCCCGTCCAACAGTTTGGACCATGTGGCCGTATCATGAAAACCTCTGCATTGATCAC AACGATTCAAGATCCGGCCAGTCAACGCTTGACATGGTACAAAAATCCTTTGTCTGTATTGGTGATAAAAAAAGTTAGAGACATGTCTGTTTTACCACCATTCATAGAACTCGTCAGATGGCTAATACAA gaAAAAAGCATGATAGTATTTGTGGAACATTCTGTGATGGAAGACCCAATGCTCTCTAGTAACTTGGGCTTCATGGAAGTACGAGATAAATTAAACTCTTTCCAAGATGGCAAAGATGATCTAACAGATAAAATAGACTTCATTATTTGCTTAGGTGGAGACGGTACTCTACTCTACGCTAGTCTTTTGTTTCag CAATCCGTACCACCAGTTTTGGCGTTCCACTTGGGCTCCCTGGGATTTTTAACACCTTTTAAGTTTGACAATTTTCAGCAGCAAGTGACTAATGTACTTGAAGGACACGCTGCATTAACGTTACGTAGTAGACTTAGGTGTATAATTGATAGGCAAAATGAAGATAAAGAAAAGCCTGAGACAAATTTACTGGTACTTAATGAAGTGGTTATTGACCGTGGACCATCACCATACCTTTCAAACATAGACTTATTTTTAGATGGAAAGTACATTACATCTGTTCAAGGAGatg gtTTGATTGTTTCAACACCGACTGGAAGTACAGCATATGCAGTTGCAGCGGGTGCATCAATGATTCACCCAAGTGTTCCAGCCATTATGGTGACACCTATATGCCCTCATTCTTTGTCTTTCAGGCCAATAGTAGTACCAGCTGGTGttgaattaaaa ATTATGTTGAGTCCGGATGCGAGATCAACAGCTTGGGTTTCATTTGACGGCCGAAATCAACAGGAGTTGTGTGCAGATGATAG ctTACGAGTAACTACATCTATATTTTCGTTACCATCAATATGTGCTCAAGACCAAATATCTGATTGGTTTGCTTCATTGGCTGAATGTCTACATTGGAATGTGCGAAAACGACAGAAGCATTTTGAGGAATTGTCTGATCTGGCACATTCCAAGTATGAAGATTCACTAAATTCAACGTCAAAAGACACTTTATTAATTACgg ACTAA
- the LOC114128433 gene encoding NAD kinase-like isoform X4, with amino-acid sequence MNSWQESGVGPEERTETDDDKMSLENLNLDELKTLVSMWRTRSLNAPSPVQQFGPCGRIMKTSALITTIQDPASQRLTWYKNPLSVLVIKKVRDMSVLPPFIELVRWLIQEKSMIVFVEHSVMEDPMLSSNLGFMEVRDKLNSFQDGKDDLTDKIDFIICLGGDGTLLYASLLFQQSVPPVLAFHLGSLGFLTPFKFDNFQQQVTNVLEGHAALTLRSRLRCIIDRQNEDKEKPETNLLVLNEVVIDRGPSPYLSNIDLFLDGKYITSVQGDGLIVSTPTGSTAYAVAAGASMIHPSVPAIMVTPICPHSLSFRPIVVPAGVELKIMLSPDARSTAWVSFDGRNQQELCADDSLRVTTSIFSLPSICAQDQISDWFASLAECLHWNVRKRQKHFEELSDLAHSKYEDSLNSTSKDTLLITD; translated from the exons GAGAACGCGGTCGTTGAACGCCCCCAGCCCCGTCCAACAGTTTGGACCATGTGGCCGTATCATGAAAACCTCTGCATTGATCAC AACGATTCAAGATCCGGCCAGTCAACGCTTGACATGGTACAAAAATCCTTTGTCTGTATTGGTGATAAAAAAAGTTAGAGACATGTCTGTTTTACCACCATTCATAGAACTCGTCAGATGGCTAATACAA gaAAAAAGCATGATAGTATTTGTGGAACATTCTGTGATGGAAGACCCAATGCTCTCTAGTAACTTGGGCTTCATGGAAGTACGAGATAAATTAAACTCTTTCCAAGATGGCAAAGATGATCTAACAGATAAAATAGACTTCATTATTTGCTTAGGTGGAGACGGTACTCTACTCTACGCTAGTCTTTTGTTTCag CAATCCGTACCACCAGTTTTGGCGTTCCACTTGGGCTCCCTGGGATTTTTAACACCTTTTAAGTTTGACAATTTTCAGCAGCAAGTGACTAATGTACTTGAAGGACACGCTGCATTAACGTTACGTAGTAGACTTAGGTGTATAATTGATAGGCAAAATGAAGATAAAGAAAAGCCTGAGACAAATTTACTGGTACTTAATGAAGTGGTTATTGACCGTGGACCATCACCATACCTTTCAAACATAGACTTATTTTTAGATGGAAAGTACATTACATCTGTTCAAGGAGatg gtTTGATTGTTTCAACACCGACTGGAAGTACAGCATATGCAGTTGCAGCGGGTGCATCAATGATTCACCCAAGTGTTCCAGCCATTATGGTGACACCTATATGCCCTCATTCTTTGTCTTTCAGGCCAATAGTAGTACCAGCTGGTGttgaattaaaa ATTATGTTGAGTCCGGATGCGAGATCAACAGCTTGGGTTTCATTTGACGGCCGAAATCAACAGGAGTTGTGTGCAGATGATAG ctTACGAGTAACTACATCTATATTTTCGTTACCATCAATATGTGCTCAAGACCAAATATCTGATTGGTTTGCTTCATTGGCTGAATGTCTACATTGGAATGTGCGAAAACGACAGAAGCATTTTGAGGAATTGTCTGATCTGGCACATTCCAAGTATGAAGATTCACTAAATTCAACGTCAAAAGACACTTTATTAATTACgg ACTAA
- the LOC114128433 gene encoding NAD kinase-like isoform X6 yields the protein MRALMSMQWNRMTGLTSRRSRGIVEITSTPTWLSNRRTRSLNAPSPVQQFGPCGRIMKTSALITTIQDPASQRLTWYKNPLSVLVIKKVRDMSVLPPFIELVRWLIQEKSMIVFVEHSVMEDPMLSSNLGFMEVRDKLNSFQDGKDDLTDKIDFIICLGGDGTLLYASLLFQQSVPPVLAFHLGSLGFLTPFKFDNFQQQVTNVLEGHAALTLRSRLRCIIDRQNEDKEKPETNLLVLNEVVIDRGPSPYLSNIDLFLDGKYITSVQGDGLIVSTPTGSTAYAVAAGASMIHPSVPAIMVTPICPHSLSFRPIVVPAGVELKIMLSPDARSTAWVSFDGRNQQELCADDSLRVTTSIFSLPSICAQDQISDWFASLAECLHWNVRKRQKHFEELSDLAHSKYEDSLNSTSKDTLLITD from the exons GAGAACGCGGTCGTTGAACGCCCCCAGCCCCGTCCAACAGTTTGGACCATGTGGCCGTATCATGAAAACCTCTGCATTGATCAC AACGATTCAAGATCCGGCCAGTCAACGCTTGACATGGTACAAAAATCCTTTGTCTGTATTGGTGATAAAAAAAGTTAGAGACATGTCTGTTTTACCACCATTCATAGAACTCGTCAGATGGCTAATACAA gaAAAAAGCATGATAGTATTTGTGGAACATTCTGTGATGGAAGACCCAATGCTCTCTAGTAACTTGGGCTTCATGGAAGTACGAGATAAATTAAACTCTTTCCAAGATGGCAAAGATGATCTAACAGATAAAATAGACTTCATTATTTGCTTAGGTGGAGACGGTACTCTACTCTACGCTAGTCTTTTGTTTCag CAATCCGTACCACCAGTTTTGGCGTTCCACTTGGGCTCCCTGGGATTTTTAACACCTTTTAAGTTTGACAATTTTCAGCAGCAAGTGACTAATGTACTTGAAGGACACGCTGCATTAACGTTACGTAGTAGACTTAGGTGTATAATTGATAGGCAAAATGAAGATAAAGAAAAGCCTGAGACAAATTTACTGGTACTTAATGAAGTGGTTATTGACCGTGGACCATCACCATACCTTTCAAACATAGACTTATTTTTAGATGGAAAGTACATTACATCTGTTCAAGGAGatg gtTTGATTGTTTCAACACCGACTGGAAGTACAGCATATGCAGTTGCAGCGGGTGCATCAATGATTCACCCAAGTGTTCCAGCCATTATGGTGACACCTATATGCCCTCATTCTTTGTCTTTCAGGCCAATAGTAGTACCAGCTGGTGttgaattaaaa ATTATGTTGAGTCCGGATGCGAGATCAACAGCTTGGGTTTCATTTGACGGCCGAAATCAACAGGAGTTGTGTGCAGATGATAG ctTACGAGTAACTACATCTATATTTTCGTTACCATCAATATGTGCTCAAGACCAAATATCTGATTGGTTTGCTTCATTGGCTGAATGTCTACATTGGAATGTGCGAAAACGACAGAAGCATTTTGAGGAATTGTCTGATCTGGCACATTCCAAGTATGAAGATTCACTAAATTCAACGTCAAAAGACACTTTATTAATTACgg ACTAA